From Panthera uncia isolate 11264 chromosome E1, Puncia_PCG_1.0, whole genome shotgun sequence, one genomic window encodes:
- the NKIRAS2 gene encoding NF-kappa-B inhibitor-interacting Ras-like protein 2: MGKSCKVVVCGQASVGKTSILEQLLYGNHVVGSEMIETQEDIYVGSIETDRGVREQVRFYDTRGLRDGAELPRHCFSCTDGYVLVYSTDSRESFQRVELLKKEIDKSKDKKEVTIVVLGNKCDLQEQRRVDPDVAQHWAKSEKVKLWEVSVADRRSLLEPFVYLASKMTQPQSKSAFPLSRKNKGSGSLDG, translated from the exons ATGGGGAAGAGCTGCAAGGTGGTCGTGTGTGGTCAAGCATCTGTGGGCAAAACTTCAATCCTGGAGCAGCTTCTATATGGGAACCATGTAGTAG GTTCTGAGATGATTGAGACACAGGAAGACATCTACGTGGGCTCCATTGAGACCGACCGGGGGGTGCGGGAGCAGGTGCGTTTCTACGACACCCGGGGGCTCCGGGATGGGGCCGAGCTACCCCGGCACTGCTTCTCCTGCACTGACGGCTATGTCCTGGTCTACAGCACGGATAGCCGAGAGTCCTTTCAGCGTGTAGAGCTGCTCAAGAAGGAGATCGACAAATCCAAGGACAAGAAGGAG gTCACCATCGTGGTCCTTGGCAACAAGTGTGACCTACAGGAGCAGCGGCGTGTAGACCCAGACGTGGCTCAGCACTGGGCCAAGTCCGAGAAGGTGAAGCTGTGGGAGGTATCTGTGGCTGACCGCCGCTCTCTGCTGGAGCCCTTCGTCTACCTGGCCAGCAAGATGACCCAGCCCCAGAGCAAGTCTGCTTTCCCCCTCAGCCGCAAGAACAAGGGCAGCGGCTCCTTGGATGGCTGA